One genomic region from Drosophila busckii strain San Diego stock center, stock number 13000-0081.31 chromosome 3R, ASM1175060v1, whole genome shotgun sequence encodes:
- the LOC108604652 gene encoding uncharacterized protein F21D5.5, with amino-acid sequence MSLAKYFNRCAAKAGSEAFSRTCLLKPMEAEHCVIRLNEGDNVIGRNKETGIRDAKCSKNQVQLSVDNTRGCIQLKVLGVNPCGINGIMALHDTECQLLHGDILEIVYGRHPYEVTFSPPPVKEQEKQDKENIEVAIVSNEQETWNSVANGKLIIYTSVGVKASSKIASYDMDGTIIKTKSGNVFPKNTDDWQIIFPEVPDKLQRLHKDGFKICFFTNQGGIARGKIKLDDFKLKVKAIVKKLAVPVQVFIAVGNGIYRKPLTGMWEHLKNEMNDNVEIRVERSFFVGDAAGRPETGKGITKQRKDHSLADRLFASNIGISFYTPEVHFLGKRVEQWNKPDFEPSSVHNQVPQFEPDDVQFSGDKCEMVIVVGLPGSGKSHFCAEVLGTKGYKIANADTLGSTQACLSACQRSIQAGQSCVVDNTNVDTASRKKFIALAKESNITCRCFVMNVTPTQAKHNIAYRELLDTSHSTINDMVFNMMKKKYQAPTLQEGFTSIHKVNFKPQFANEQDEKLYKMYLLEK; translated from the coding sequence ATGTCCTTGGCTAAATATTTCAATCGTTGCGCAGCCAAAGCAGGCAGTGAAGCTTTCTCTAGAACCTGTTTGCTTAAGCCAATGGAAGCCGAACACTGTGTTATACGTCTTAATGAAGGCGACAATGTGATTGGTCGCAACAAGGAGACTGGCATAAGAGATGCGAAGTGTTCAAAGAACCAGGTACAGCTCAGTGTGGACAACACGCGTGGATGCATCCAATTGAAGGTTTTGGGAGTAAATCCTTGCGGAATTAACGGAATTATGGCATTGCATGATACAGAGTGTCAGCTGCTGCATGGCGATATATTGGAAATCGTGTATGGGCGACATCCCTATGAAGTAACTTTCAGTCCGCCACCAGTTAAAGAACAGGAGAAGCAGGATAAAGAGAACATAGAGGTTGCCATAGTTTCTAATGAGCAGGAAACCTGGAACTCTGTGGCCAATGGAAAATTGATAATCTACACAAGTGTCGGAGTGAAAGCTTCTAGCAAAATAGCTTCATATGACATGGATGGTACTATTATAAAGACCAAATCCGGAAATGTATTTCCAAAAAACACTGACGACTGGCAGATCATATTCCCCGAAGTGCCCGAcaagctgcagcgcttgcaTAAGGATggctttaaaatatgtttcttCACAAATCAAGGTGGAATTGCACGcggcaaaattaaattggatGATTTCAAGCTAAAGGTGAAAGCAATTGTCAAGAAACTAGCCGTGCCAGTGCAGGTGTTTATTGCTGTGGGTAATGGCATCTACCGCAAGCCATTGACGGGCATGTGGGAGCATCTGAAGAACGAAATGAACGATAATGTAGAAATTAGAGTGGAGCGTAGCTTCTTCGTGGGCGATGCAGCTGGCAGACCCGAGACAGGCAAAGGCATTACTAAGCAACGCAAGGATCATTCACTGGCAGATCGTTTATTTGCCAGCAACATTGGCATCTCATTCTACACACCGGAGGTACATTTTCTGGGCAAACGTGTGGAGCAGTGGAATAAGCCTGACTTTGAGCCCAGCAGCGTGCACAATCAAGTGCCACAGTTCGAGCCGGATGACGTGCAGTTCAGCGGCGATAAATGCGAAATGGTTATAGTTGTCGGCTTGCCGGGCTCTGGAAAAAGTCACTTCTGTGCTGAGGTGCTGGGTACTAAAGGCTATAAGATCGCAAACGCAGACACTTTGGGTAGCACGCAGGCGTGTCTAAGTGCCTGCCAACGTTCGATTCAGGCCGGTCAGAGCTGCGTGGTTGATAACACTAATGTAGATACAGCATCACGTAAAAAGTTTATAGCCTTAGCCAAAGAATCTAACATTACTTGCCGTTGCTTTGTTATGAATGTGACTCCAACCCAGGCCAAGCATAACATTGCCTATCGTGAGCTATTGGACACATCCCATTCCACTATAAATGACATGGTATTTAACATGATGAAAAAGAAGTACCAAGCACCAACGCTGCAGGAGGGTTTCACTTCAATACATAAAGTTAATTTCAAGCCACAGTTTGCCAACGAACAGGATGAAAAActatacaaaatgtatttgttgGAGAAGTAA
- the LOC108601698 gene encoding probable Dol-P-Man:Man(7)GlcNAc(2)-PP-Dol alpha-1,6-mannosyltransferase isoform X1 codes for MGAIVFLTAAAHLFYTPFTKVEESFNLQAMHDILYLRNNFTQYDHHEYPGVVPRTFIGPLIISMLSAPFVLLFETLSMNKFWAQYVVRLVLAGAITVAWQQLRQAVTKIYGVEVRLWFTAITITQFHFIFYMSRPLPNIFALPLVLLAIAYWLRGQSKPFIICSGIAIIVFRSELALFLGILLALDLLQKKLSIDGLLKIALPAGLCILAATVLVDSFFWRRLLWPEGEVLWYNTILNKSANWGTSPFLWYFYSALPRAMGGSLVFVPIGIYLEPRIRPLGLSALAFVLLYSLLPHKELRFIIYVFPVLNIVAACACHRMWINSAKSAWHSFLALIAASHLLFNVLITIFLLVISGTNYAGGAALSRLHRLESGNPNVSVHIANLAAQSGVSRFMEVNDNWIYSKDETMNYTQAEMARYSHLLVETKNKQNSELWLIMQQDFETVEFVDCFNSIGIQYNSLLPVRIKTKPCIGILKKRKQATIDPEPIGVEEKATKKNKRKKEKVRTDRAAVPMEKLSLEAEPIFETELDSEQQLDVATVQTSYLEPELDSEDELDVASEQTSYLEHRASLEFDDDDGIVATVEETSLELNADPVEAAKEINFQELRNLATKHTNRKSRAATKLKIRKIIEQHYRSKGQHIENDSHEQQTKPAQGRTPGMRQSVKSIIKQEKIKEMIEQIATMDLSRICDLEKTTTKDCLKLVIDKIDDSETTK; via the exons ATGGGTGCCATTGTATTCCTGACTGCGGCAGCTCATCTTTTCTACACACCGTTTACAAAAGTAGAAGAGAGCTTTAATCTACAAGCCATGCATGATATTCTGTATTTGCGTAACAATTTCACCCAATACGATCATCATGAGTATCCTGGCGTCGTGCCTCGCACTTTTATTGGACCGCTCATCATTTCGATGTTGTCGGCTCCATTCGTGCTGCTCTTTGAAACTCTGAGCATGAATAAGTTTTGGGCGCAATATGTAG TACGCCTTGTGCTTGCGGGAGCGATTACTGTTGCTTGGCAGCAATTGCGACAGGCGGTTACCAAGATTTACGGCGTGGAGGTGCGTCTGTGGTTTACGGCCATAACTATAACGCAGTTtcactttatattttatatgagcCGCCCGCTACCGAACATCTTTGCACTACCGCTTG TGCTGCTTGCTATTGCCTACTGGCTGCGTGGCCAAAGCAAGCCATTCATCATTTGCTCGGGTATAGCTATTATCGTATTTCGCTCTGAGCTGGCGCTATTTTTGGGCATACTTCTGGCACTGGACCTATTGCAAAAGAAGTTGTCCATTGATGG CTTATTGAAAATTGCCTTGCCCGCCGGACTGTGCATTTTGGCAGCTACTGTCTTGGTGGACTCCTTCTTTTGGCGACGCCTCCTTTGGCCAGAGGGTGAGGTGTTGTGGTACAATACCATACTCAACAAGAGCGCCAACTGGGGCACCTCCCCATTTTTGTGGTACTTCTACTCGGCGCTCCCTCGTGCCATGGGCGGCTCTTTGGTATTTGTACCGattggcatttatttagaGCCACGTATACGACCACTAGGACTTTCAGCACTGGCATTTGTATTATTGTACTCGCTCCTGCCACATAAGGAGTTACGTTTCATTATCTACGTTTTTCCAGTGCTTAATATTGTGGCCGCTTGCGCCTGTCATCGCAT GTGGATTAATAGTGCTAAATCGGCTTGGCATAGTTTTCTGGCACTCATTGCAGCCTCACACTTATTGTTCAATGTGCTCATCACCATATTTCTACTCGTCATTTCCGGCACAAATTATGCTGGTGGAGCTGCGCTCTCCCGTTTGCATCGCTTGGAATCAGGAAACCCAAATGTATCCGTGCATATTGCTAATTTGGCGGCACAAAGTGGAGTCTCACGTTTCATGGAAGTGAATGACAATTGGATATACAGCAAGGATGAGACTATGAACTATACGCAAGCTGAGATGGCCAGATATAGTCATTTGCTGGTAGAGACaaagaataaacaaaactcCGAGTTGTGGCTGATTATGCAGCAGGATTTTGAGACTGTGGAGTTTGTGGATTGCTTCAATAGCATTGGCATCCAGTACAACTCTCTGTTGCCGGTACGCATCAAGACGAAACCATGCATTGGTATTCTAAAAAAACGCAAGCAGGCAACTATAGATCCCGAGCCTATAGGTGTTGAAGAAAAGGCTACGAAGAAAAACAAGCGAAAAAAGGAGAAAGTTCGTACAGATAGAGCAGCAGTGCCAATGGAGAAGCTGTCATTAGAAGCTGAACCCATTTTTGAAACTGAACTGGACAGTGAACAGCAACTCGATGTTGCTACAGTGCAAACTTCTTATTTAGAACCTGAATTGGACAGTGAAGATGAACTTGATGTTGCTTCAGAGCAAACTTCGTATTTGGAACACAGAGCCTCTCTTGAGTTTGATGACGATGATGGCATAGTAGCTACAGTGGAAGAAACCTCATTGGAACTGAATGCAGACCCTGTTGAAGCCgccaaagaaataaatttccaAGAACTGCGAAATCTGGCTACAAAGCATACTAATCGTAAATCTCGGGCTGcaactaaacttaaaatacGTAAAATTATAGAGCAACACTACAGATCTAAAGGACAGCACATTGAGAACGATTCGCATGAGCAACAGACGAAGCCTGCACAAGGTCGCACTCCAGGCATGCGTCAATCCGTCAAGTCCATAATTAAGCAGGAGAAGATTAAGGAAATGATTGAGCAGATTGCCACAATGGATTTGTCACGCATCTGCGACTTGGAAAAGACAACGACTAAGGACTGCTTAAAGCTAGTCATAGACAAAATTGATGATAGCGAAACaaccaaataa
- the LOC108601698 gene encoding probable Dol-P-Man:Man(7)GlcNAc(2)-PP-Dol alpha-1,6-mannosyltransferase isoform X2 gives MSRPLPNIFALPLVLLAIAYWLRGQSKPFIICSGIAIIVFRSELALFLGILLALDLLQKKLSIDGLLKIALPAGLCILAATVLVDSFFWRRLLWPEGEVLWYNTILNKSANWGTSPFLWYFYSALPRAMGGSLVFVPIGIYLEPRIRPLGLSALAFVLLYSLLPHKELRFIIYVFPVLNIVAACACHRMWINSAKSAWHSFLALIAASHLLFNVLITIFLLVISGTNYAGGAALSRLHRLESGNPNVSVHIANLAAQSGVSRFMEVNDNWIYSKDETMNYTQAEMARYSHLLVETKNKQNSELWLIMQQDFETVEFVDCFNSIGIQYNSLLPVRIKTKPCIGILKKRKQATIDPEPIGVEEKATKKNKRKKEKVRTDRAAVPMEKLSLEAEPIFETELDSEQQLDVATVQTSYLEPELDSEDELDVASEQTSYLEHRASLEFDDDDGIVATVEETSLELNADPVEAAKEINFQELRNLATKHTNRKSRAATKLKIRKIIEQHYRSKGQHIENDSHEQQTKPAQGRTPGMRQSVKSIIKQEKIKEMIEQIATMDLSRICDLEKTTTKDCLKLVIDKIDDSETTK, from the exons atgagcCGCCCGCTACCGAACATCTTTGCACTACCGCTTG TGCTGCTTGCTATTGCCTACTGGCTGCGTGGCCAAAGCAAGCCATTCATCATTTGCTCGGGTATAGCTATTATCGTATTTCGCTCTGAGCTGGCGCTATTTTTGGGCATACTTCTGGCACTGGACCTATTGCAAAAGAAGTTGTCCATTGATGG CTTATTGAAAATTGCCTTGCCCGCCGGACTGTGCATTTTGGCAGCTACTGTCTTGGTGGACTCCTTCTTTTGGCGACGCCTCCTTTGGCCAGAGGGTGAGGTGTTGTGGTACAATACCATACTCAACAAGAGCGCCAACTGGGGCACCTCCCCATTTTTGTGGTACTTCTACTCGGCGCTCCCTCGTGCCATGGGCGGCTCTTTGGTATTTGTACCGattggcatttatttagaGCCACGTATACGACCACTAGGACTTTCAGCACTGGCATTTGTATTATTGTACTCGCTCCTGCCACATAAGGAGTTACGTTTCATTATCTACGTTTTTCCAGTGCTTAATATTGTGGCCGCTTGCGCCTGTCATCGCAT GTGGATTAATAGTGCTAAATCGGCTTGGCATAGTTTTCTGGCACTCATTGCAGCCTCACACTTATTGTTCAATGTGCTCATCACCATATTTCTACTCGTCATTTCCGGCACAAATTATGCTGGTGGAGCTGCGCTCTCCCGTTTGCATCGCTTGGAATCAGGAAACCCAAATGTATCCGTGCATATTGCTAATTTGGCGGCACAAAGTGGAGTCTCACGTTTCATGGAAGTGAATGACAATTGGATATACAGCAAGGATGAGACTATGAACTATACGCAAGCTGAGATGGCCAGATATAGTCATTTGCTGGTAGAGACaaagaataaacaaaactcCGAGTTGTGGCTGATTATGCAGCAGGATTTTGAGACTGTGGAGTTTGTGGATTGCTTCAATAGCATTGGCATCCAGTACAACTCTCTGTTGCCGGTACGCATCAAGACGAAACCATGCATTGGTATTCTAAAAAAACGCAAGCAGGCAACTATAGATCCCGAGCCTATAGGTGTTGAAGAAAAGGCTACGAAGAAAAACAAGCGAAAAAAGGAGAAAGTTCGTACAGATAGAGCAGCAGTGCCAATGGAGAAGCTGTCATTAGAAGCTGAACCCATTTTTGAAACTGAACTGGACAGTGAACAGCAACTCGATGTTGCTACAGTGCAAACTTCTTATTTAGAACCTGAATTGGACAGTGAAGATGAACTTGATGTTGCTTCAGAGCAAACTTCGTATTTGGAACACAGAGCCTCTCTTGAGTTTGATGACGATGATGGCATAGTAGCTACAGTGGAAGAAACCTCATTGGAACTGAATGCAGACCCTGTTGAAGCCgccaaagaaataaatttccaAGAACTGCGAAATCTGGCTACAAAGCATACTAATCGTAAATCTCGGGCTGcaactaaacttaaaatacGTAAAATTATAGAGCAACACTACAGATCTAAAGGACAGCACATTGAGAACGATTCGCATGAGCAACAGACGAAGCCTGCACAAGGTCGCACTCCAGGCATGCGTCAATCCGTCAAGTCCATAATTAAGCAGGAGAAGATTAAGGAAATGATTGAGCAGATTGCCACAATGGATTTGTCACGCATCTGCGACTTGGAAAAGACAACGACTAAGGACTGCTTAAAGCTAGTCATAGACAAAATTGATGATAGCGAAACaaccaaataa
- the LOC108604654 gene encoding ADP-ribosylation factor-like protein 2, producing the protein MGFLTVLKKMRQKEKEMRILLLGLDNAGKTTILKRFNGESIDTISPTLGFNIKTLEHNGYTLNMWDVGGQKSLRSYWRNYFECTDGLVWVVDSADRMRMEMCKDELQVLLKEERLAGATLIVLCNKQDLPGALSSNEIKEILRLDDITTHHWLVAGVSAVTGEKLLSSMDWLIDDIAKRIFTLD; encoded by the exons ATGGGCTTTCTCACAGTATTAAAAAAGATGCGTCAAAAGGAGAAGGAAATgcgtattttgttgct TGGCTTGGACAATGCTGGAAAGACAACTATACTAAAGCGTTTCAACGGAGAGTCCATTGACACAATCTCGCCCACTTTGGGCTTTAATATAAAGACTTTGGAGCACAATGGTTACACACTCAACATGTGGGATGTGGGCGGCCAGAAATCATTGCGTTCGTACTGgcgcaattattttgaatgcacAGATGGTTTAGTTTGGGTAGTGGACAGTGCAGATCGCATGCGTATGGAAATGTGCAAAGATGAATTACAAGTTCTGCTAAAAGAAGAACGCTTGGCAGGTGCCACATTAATTGTATTGTGTAACAAACAGGATTTGCCAGGCGCGCTGAGctcaaatgaaatcaaagag ATATTACGTTTAGATGATATCACCACCCATCACTGGCTAGTGGCAGGAGTGAGCGCAGTAACAGGCGAAAAGCTGCTGAGTTCCATGGATTGGCTTATAGATGATATAGCAAAACGAATATTTACACTAGATTAA
- the LOC108604655 gene encoding cytochrome c oxidase subunit 7A, mitochondrial, translating into MMNLSRAVVRSFATSSARRSTVAKDQIEKGYFEVRKVQEHFQKKDGKPVFLKGSAVDNVLYRITMALALVGIGGMGKLFWDLSVPKKEE; encoded by the exons ATGATGAACTTGTCCAGA GCCGTAGTCCGCAGCTTTGCCACCAGCAGCGCTCGTCGCTCCACTGTCGCTAAGGATCAGATCGAGAAGGGATATTTTGAGGTCAGAAAGGTGCAGGAGCACTTCCAGAAGAAAGACGGCAAGCCCGTTTTTCTGAAGGGTTCTGCCGTTGACAATGTCTTGTATCGCATTACCATGGCTCTAGCTCTAGTTGGTATTGGTGGCATGGGCAAGCTGTTCTGGGATCTGAGCGTGCCCAAGAAGGAGGAATAA
- the LOC108604842 gene encoding cytochrome c oxidase subunit 7A1, mitochondrial produces MQRNIIFKFLPLLNRAIVVEKAPMIMKSKLFHTSSIVRMSCGSSPGKLTPKMAKLQKLFQEENDKPVFLKGGTMDNILYISTLVLCLLGLIGDVLLFVGYIIA; encoded by the exons ATGCAGagaaacataatttttaagttcctc CCTCTATTAAACCGCGCCATAGTGGTTGAAAAAGCGCCAATGATTATGAAATCTAAGCTATTTCATACATCTTCCATCGTTAGGATGTCTTGTGGATCTAGCCCTGGTAAGCTGACTCCCAAGATGGCTAAGCTGCAGAAGCTATTTCAAGAGGAAAACGATAAACCAGTGTTTCTCAAGGGCGGTACAATGGACAACATATTATACATAAGTACTCTTGTGCTGTGTTTACTTGGTCTTATTGGTGATGTTTTGCTGTTCGTAGGATATATAATAGCCTAA